CCAGCGCCACCCTGAACGCCTTCGCACCCCTCTTAGGGGCGGGCGCGACACGCTCAGCCTCGGCCCGAGCCCAGATCTCGCTGCGCGCGTCCTCAAGCTCGGCCTTGGCGCACTCGACATCCATAAGGGCGCTGCCCCAGGAGCCGGCGGAGCAAGCCTTGGCGCACCTCTCGAGCCACCTGCAGATTCTGACGATCTTCTTATCCATAGCACAAGCCTCCGAAGGAGATAGAGATGAACAAATCGGAAGGCGGCCAGAAGCATGCTGCCTAAGCGAACGACAAAAACGGGAAAGCGTCCGTTTGGTCGCCTGGTTATGTCATCCCGAGCGAAGCGAGGGATCTCGCTTCTCTACCTCTTATCCCCTTTCAGCCCTCGTTTGTGGCCTCCTCGCCCAGCCATCGCCTCAGCTTGGCCAGGGCGTTTCTCCTCAGGCGGTAGACGTGGCTCACGTCGATCCCACGCTCCAGGGCCACCTCCCTGGCGTTCTTGCCGTCGATCAGCAGCGCCCGGACTACGGACTCCTCCCTCTCCGGCAGCCTCTTCATCTCGTCCAGCACCGCCAGCATCGTCTCGAAAACGTCGGGCGAAAAGGGATCCTCGACTACCAGGTACTCGTCGTCCACCGGCACCGGGGCCCTGCTCTCCGACCTCTGCAGGAAGTTGATCATCTGGCCTCTGATCCGATGAAAGGCGTAGGTGGTGAACCTCAGGTGGCGCTCCGGCTCGAACCGGTCGACCGCCCGGATAAGGGCGAGCATCCCCTCCTGGATCAGGTCCTGGTAGGACGACGGTCGCACCGTGAACCGCCTGGCGAGCCAGAAGACGAGAGGCCTGTAGGAGACGATCAGCTCGTCCCTGGCGTCCTCGTCCCCGTCCGAGGAGAAGCGCCGCCACAGCTCCGCCTCCTCGGCCCGCCGGGACGAGTCGTCGTCGGCCCCTCGCTCCTCAATGCCTTTCGATATATCGTCCGGGACCAAATCGCTCCCCCCTCTCGCCCAAGCTATCAAAAGCCCGCGGCCATCCCCTTCCCCGTCTAAAGAGAAAAAGGGATCCCGGGCAGAATGCCCCTGTCGCCATCATCGACGAACGAGTGGACGCAGTCGTTCACAAACAGCAGCGACATCCCGCGCTTTCCGGCCTCCACTCCCGTCACCGAGCAGTTGCCCAGCCTGGTCCTCCAGGCAGCCTCTCCGCTCAGACCCAGCAGCATGTAGAGGGCCGCCCTTATTATACCTCCGTGGCAGACCACCGCTACCCTGCCGTCAGCCTCGAAAGCCTCGTCCAGCACCGGTGCCAGCCTCTCTCTTATCGCCTCGAAGGTCTCCCCGCCCGGCGGGACGCACTCGAACGGGTTTCGTCGCCACCTGACGACATAATCAGGGTCCGCCGACTTCACCTCGGGCAGCGTCATCCCCTCCCACTCCCCGAAGCATATCTCCACCAGCCCGTCGCGGGGCTCGATCGTGCCGTCGCATGCCTCCGAGATGATCCTCGCCGTCTCCATCGCGCGCGACAGCGTGCTTGAATACAGTCTGAGGCCGCGCCACCCCGCCATCCTCGCCGCCAAACTCTCGGCCTGCGAGCGCCCCGCTTCGTCCAGGGGGACGTCCGTCCTGCCCTGGAAGCGCATTGCCTCGTTCCAGGCCGTCCTGCCGTGCCTTATAAAAAAAACCCGACGCCTTGCCAAACGCGCCACTCTCCGTTCATGGACACTCTTTTTGGTCAATGATATCATACCCGGGCCGGATCGGATGAGAGGAGGCCGGGAGATGTACCGATACTACGCGATAGATCACGAGGACCCGAACGAGGACGAGATCGTCAGCCTGCTTGACGCGAGCGGTGTCCGCTGCGTCCGCCTTCCGTGGACCGAGGAGTATCGGGACATCGTGACCCACCAGCAGGCCCTGATGAAGGGCATCGTCCCAGTCGTCATCGACAGGTACGGCGAGGACGAGGACGTGGAGACAAGCACGCCCAGCCTGATGGAGGAGCTCGCCTCCCCCCTGACGGTGATGGGCCAGGTGGAGTACTTCTACCACAACCCGGTCTACCCCTACTGGAGGTCGCAGGAGGAGTTCGACCGGCTCTACCGGCTGCTCTTCCCGTCCGACGGAACCTACGACTGCTTCTGCTGGTCGGACGACTGGTGCGACTTCTTCGACGCCGGGCGGGAGTGGTTCGGTACGGGCTGCTGGAGCGTCTACGACAGGAGGCGAAGGCTGTTCACCCTCTTCTTCGTCTCGGAGACCGACTAGCGACGTTGACATTTGCGCCGGCGGAGTGTACTATACTCCGCGTGATCGATTTGGAAAGGGATTATGCTATGAACGAAGCGAGAGTCATATCCAAGATTGAAATCCGTTACGGCATGATGATGCGTGGCGACCCTCCGGAGGCGTAGGGGCGCTTGCTGCCTTGTGCGTTTCTGACGAGGGTCTTCGAGGAAATTTCGAAGGCCCTCGTTTTTTTATCTTATTTCACGAGGAGGAAATAGAATGGCATTCAAGGAGTTCTGCATCTCTCAGCCCGTCTTCGAGGAGATCAACCAGTACCTCGGGGACCCGAAGAATCCGGCGCTAGGCGCCCTCAGGAGAGTCGTCGCCAAGTACGGCACAGTGTCGGAGATCAACGAGCAGGCGCGCGAGGCCGGCAGGGTTGAGTCACTCGTCAAGAAGCTGGAGCGGATCAACTCCCCCTTCGTAAAGGACCTGGAGTGGATTGCGACCCTTCGCGACGAGGGCAAGTTTATCTCCCTGTCCGAGTACCGAGCCAAGGTCTGCCCGGAGCGCCCCGCCTGGGACTACGACTTCTCCAAGGCCCCGACGCTGGAGATCAGCGCGCTTCAGTACTTCCCCTGGCTGCTAGCGGAGGTGAAACAGTCGATCGACAAGGGCGAGATCCTTCCCGGGCGGTTCATCAGGGTGCGCAAGATGAAGGAGCAGGAGGCGGACAACGGCGACCTCCCGGCAGTGCGCGCCGCGACGAAGATCCTGGGTTCGACCTGCGTGGAGACTCTTGACACGAAGGGAGTCGACGGCTCCAACGTCCACCTCGGCGGGCCCGAGACGATCACCGGCTACTTCGGCGGCATCGGCCAGCCGAACAACCACCCGCTGCAGTGGGTCGACGAGGTGCTCTACTACTACACCAACTACGGCATCGACGAGGTGCTGAACATCAACCCCGGCACAGTACTGCTCGGCTACCTGCTCTACCGCCTTGGGGTCGACGTGCGCTTCAAGATCTCCGTCTTCATGGGCAACGACAACCCGTACGCAGTCCTGTGGACACTGCTTGCGGCACGCATGTTCGCGCGAGAGGACGGCAGCACTCCTCTTGCCGGCTTCAACCTGTCGAACTCGATCGACGACGAGCACATAGCCCAGTCCGCCGCCATCCGCAGGGAGCTTGGGCTGGACGACCAGGTTAGGATCGAGCACCACATCACCGAGACCTGGAAGAGCATCGTCCGCCAGCCGTACAACCGCAGGGACGGCCTGCTGGAGCTGGTCAAGACCGTGCCCAACATCTCGGCGAAGCACGAGGGCGGCAATCCGGAGGAGGAGCGGGAGCTTGCGCGCCCCTCCGACCTGCTTGACTACTTCCGCGAGAAGAAGGAGATAGAGGCCTCCGGCGAGATGGAGGCCCTGATGCTGAACTACCTGTCCAAGCACAAGGCAGTCAACAGCACGGCCGAGGCCTTGACGAAAGCAGGCCTGTCGTTCGTGGCCGCGGGAGCGCACAGGCTGTAGGGGAGATAAAAGAAGTCCCGGCGCTTTTGCCGGGACTTCTTGTTTTACCGGAGTTCCAGATACAGCTCCTTGCCGAGCCCCTTGGCGACCTTGGAAAGCAACGCTTGCCCTAGCTCCCCCGGAGGAGTCTTGTTAGTCTTCTTGACAGAGGCATTCGTCAATACGAGGGTCAATACGAGGAAGTTTGGCTGAATCCACACCTTGAAAATACGAAAAACCACTCTGGACTGTTCATAGAACAG
The DNA window shown above is from Synergistaceae bacterium and carries:
- a CDS encoding sigma-70 family RNA polymerase sigma factor, with product MEERGADDDSSRRAEEAELWRRFSSDGDEDARDELIVSYRPLVFWLARRFTVRPSSYQDLIQEGMLALIRAVDRFEPERHLRFTTYAFHRIRGQMINFLQRSESRAPVPVDDEYLVVEDPFSPDVFETMLAVLDEMKRLPEREESVVRALLIDGKNAREVALERGIDVSHVYRLRRNALAKLRRWLGEEATNEG
- a CDS encoding histidine phosphatase family protein, with protein sequence MARLARRRVFFIRHGRTAWNEAMRFQGRTDVPLDEAGRSQAESLAARMAGWRGLRLYSSTLSRAMETARIISEACDGTIEPRDGLVEICFGEWEGMTLPEVKSADPDYVVRWRRNPFECVPPGGETFEAIRERLAPVLDEAFEADGRVAVVCHGGIIRAALYMLLGLSGEAAWRTRLGNCSVTGVEAGKRGMSLLFVNDCVHSFVDDGDRGILPGIPFSL